Part of the Cohnella candidum genome, GTTTGGGAGGAAACGGAAGAGACTTTCCAAGGGCATCCGTCGAAAAACGTGCTTTACTACAAGACGGAAGACGGATTTCCATCCTTCGTGTGCACGGCGATTTTCTTTGAAGCGGACGGCCGCTTCTATCAGGTTATCATATCCGAAAAAGACACCCTTCCGGAAAAAGTTTTGCAGGAATTAGACGAAATGGCGGCAACGGTGAAACTGAATCCCTAAGTATCCGCACAAGTTCGAAAAGAAGGATCCTGATTCCTCAGGATCCTTCTCTTCTTTATGCGCTCTCGGAATAACCGGTTTTCGCCGCTTCCTGCTTCCGGATCCGTTGCTGGCCCCGGTGGTAGAACGGGAAAGCCGCGAAAGAAAGCAGCATCAGAACCGCGAAAATCAACGGCCCCTGCCCGAAACCGAACGTTTGCAGCATCAGCCCGCCAACCCAAGACATGAGGCTCTGTCCGAGAAAAGCGAAGCCGCTGGCTCCGTAATACGCCCCTCTCAGATGTTCGGGAGCGATCTCCCCGATGAGCACGTCTCCGATAACGAAGCACAAGATCTCTCCGATCGTGAACACAACCATCGAAAGCACGAGCAAAACGACATGATGGAACAGCCCAAAGCCGAACAAGCCTAAACCGAACAACAGGCATCCCAGCTTTAAAGCTTGCATGGACGGAATTCGCTTCATGAACCGCGCCAGCGGATACTGGAAAACCAATACCGACAATGAGTTCACGATAAACAGCAGCGAATACGTATCGACGCGGTCGTGTCCGATGTATTGCGACAGCGTCGTATCCAGATGGGAGTATGCCCCCACGACGAACAGATTGCCGAGCAAGAAGTAGAGGAACACCTTGTCGGTAAACACGATTTGGACCATTTGCCTGATTTTGACCGAGCCCGATTGAGCTTGCGGGTGCTTTATTTTGAATCTCAGCACCGTACAGATCAAGACCAGCGCGTAAACCGCGAAAATCCCGGCGCATAGGAGAAAGGGGAGCAGCGAGGAGGAGCTCCCGACGCCCAGCTTCAAACCGATCAGCGGGCCGACCGCGCCGCCGATGTTGATGGCGAAATACCTGGCGTTAAACACATCCGACCGGCGCTCTTGCGGCGTCACGTCGGTCAATAAAGCCCTTGCGGCGGGTTCGAATACGTTGCGGAAAAAGCCGTTCAAGGCACTGAGCACGAAGAAGACGGGTATGGACTCCGCGAACGCGAAACCCACGAAAACCAAACACCAAAGCGTCATCGAAAGAACCATGACCGGATACCGGCCGACCCGGTCGGATAACGCGCCCCCGATGAAACTGCTGAGCGTTCCCACGAGGAAACTGATACCCAGTATCGCCCCTGTCGTGGCGGGATCGATCCCCTTCTCTTTGCCCAAGTAAATTCCGAGAAACGGAATGACCATAAAAAAACCGGTGCGGGACAGGAATGTTCCGAAGATGAGAATCCAGGCCACCGGATGCAGTCTTGCCTTCTTCGTCGTTTCTCGACTCATGCGTACCTCCGGGCGTATGTCCTCGTTCTGCCAATAACCACCATCATAACGCACGCCCCCATTTTTGAACACCACTCGCCATTGCCCAGGAAATGATCCGGCCTCTTCTTTATGAAATTTTTAAGTGAAAAAAGTTGAGAATACGGCGTCGAATCGTGTAGATTATGTAAGCCGGCCGGCAAACAAGCTAGCAAAAATAGAGAGAGATTATAGAAAGAGGAGTGGTTACCCTGTTTAAAAAATTCGCAACGACTGTCCTTGTGCTGACGATCGCTTTCGCTGCGGCGGCATGTTCCTCGAATTCCGACAAAAAAGAGGAGTCCGCAGCGGCTACCGGAATCGCCGCAACCGCGAGCGCTTCGGCTCCAGCAGACGAAACCGCGAGCAAAGCTCAAGCCTATATCGCCGCACGTCTGGCCGAAGAGAAAGTAGAAGGCCTCTTCCACCAAGAAACCTCCGCGGACGGAAAGTCGATCTTGAACCCGATCACGCCGGACAAAGACGCGGCCGTGAAATTCCTGAACGCTTACATCGATTCCGCGCTGAGCGAGAAAATCGTGACGTACTACCTGACGGAAGAGAAAGCCGACGGCGCCATCGTAGTCAAGAGTGACAAGTTTTTATCCGTTTCCATCCGCGGCACGGCCTCGAAGGATGAAGTGGCTTTCGAAGGAACGCCGGAAGAATACAAGCTGTCGACCAAAGACGGCGGCGTGTACACCGTCAAGAAAAACGCAGAAGGCAAATATCTGCTGGCCGACTACGCGAAGCAATAAAAACTTCGGTTATCCGAAAATCAGAAAGACTTCCGTATTACTCTCATGCCGAGAGAGACGGAAGTCTTTCTTTCTTTATTTGCGAGATCCGCGATTAGGCGTTAACCCGTTTTTACGGCGAGTGCGCTGAAAGAAACGGGGCCGACGACATTGACTATCGTATGGGGCGTGAGATTTTCGGCGGTTAAGACATACAAATGGGATCCTGTCGGAACGTTTCGATCGATCGCCTGGAACGTCACGATATAATTCTGTTCGGAGCCGGTGGATTCGATCCCGGCAACGGTGTTGAAAATTTCCGTCCCGTCCCGGGATACGCGGAAAAGAATCTGGCCGATGCCCGTTATTCCCCGCACACCGACGGTAGCGACCAACTCGACCCGATTCGGTTGCGAGTTGGTCGGGATACTGATGCGTAACGATGCGACATGCGATCTTAACGGAGAACGCCGGATCGTATAAGCCGTCAGCAAGTTGAATCTGCTGCGCGGTTGAACCGCGCTTTTATTCAGTAAACGCGCCATCGTTTCAACCTCCCTTCTCGAAGATACCTTAGAATATGAGGGTTACTAGAGAAGGGATTGGACAAGAGTAAGGAGAGAAAAAAAGATTACGCTTTTCCGAGGCCTGCCGCTTTTGCCTGAGGGGATTCCGGGTCACTGCATCGGGAGTTTTTCCCGTTACAGCACTCTTAAGCGGCCAAGGCCCCTCGCCAACGGGAGTTTCTCCCGTTACAGCACTCCTAAGCCGCCAAAGCCCCGCCCCAACGGGAGTTTCTCCCTTTAAAGCAGCTCTATGGCGTCAAGCCCCGCTCCCCCCGTTCTACCTTGGTGACATTTTTCAGAGATTTGCCAGCCTGGCGATATCCTCGTTCTCCAAAACGGATTTTTCATAGGTTCTGGTCACGGTGTGGATCATCGCTAATCCAAGTTCCCTCAATG contains:
- a CDS encoding MDR family MFS transporter; translation: MSRETTKKARLHPVAWILIFGTFLSRTGFFMVIPFLGIYLGKEKGIDPATTGAILGISFLVGTLSSFIGGALSDRVGRYPVMVLSMTLWCLVFVGFAFAESIPVFFVLSALNGFFRNVFEPAARALLTDVTPQERRSDVFNARYFAINIGGAVGPLIGLKLGVGSSSSLLPFLLCAGIFAVYALVLICTVLRFKIKHPQAQSGSVKIRQMVQIVFTDKVFLYFLLGNLFVVGAYSHLDTTLSQYIGHDRVDTYSLLFIVNSLSVLVFQYPLARFMKRIPSMQALKLGCLLFGLGLFGFGLFHHVVLLVLSMVVFTIGEILCFVIGDVLIGEIAPEHLRGAYYGASGFAFLGQSLMSWVGGLMLQTFGFGQGPLIFAVLMLLSFAAFPFYHRGQQRIRKQEAAKTGYSESA
- a CDS encoding exosporium protein C, whose translation is MARLLNKSAVQPRSRFNLLTAYTIRRSPLRSHVASLRISIPTNSQPNRVELVATVGVRGITGIGQILFRVSRDGTEIFNTVAGIESTGSEQNYIVTFQAIDRNVPTGSHLYVLTAENLTPHTIVNVVGPVSFSALAVKTG